From the genome of Triticum aestivum cultivar Chinese Spring chromosome 1A, IWGSC CS RefSeq v2.1, whole genome shotgun sequence:
GCCGAGGATTCAGATGCTGCACCGTCACGACGTACACGACTATAGCATGGGGTAATACATCCTGTTAATTATAAACACATAACCAAATACGGTATAGTATGTTCTACAGGTGAACCAGGTGAACCCCAGACGCTTCAGGAAGCACTTGGTGATGACAGGTGGAAAAATGCTATGAATGAAGAATACATGGCACTCAAGAAAAATAAAACTTGGCATTTGGTTCCCCCATAGCAAGGTAAAATtttaattgattgcaagtgggtattCATAATAAAGAGGAAATCTGATGGAACTATTGATCGCTACAAAGCTAGGCTCATTGCAAAGGGTTTTAAACAACGGTATGTCATAGATCACGAGGACACATTTAGTCCAGTTGTTAAATCTGCCACTATCCGTCTTGTTTTGTCTATTGCCgtttccaggggatggagtctcaggcaacttgatgttcagaatgcgtttcttcatggtgttctggaagaggaggtatatgaaacaacctcctgggtttatAAGTAAAAGTGGAGCCTCTCATATCTGCAAGTTGGACAAAGCACTTTATGGTTTGAAACAGGCACCAAGAGCATGGTACTCCCGTCTCTGTCACAAAATGCAAACACTTGGTTTTGTCCCTTCAAAGTCTGACACCTCTCTGTTCATCTACAACAAGTtcaatacatgcatatttgtcttaatatatgttgatgatattattatgGCAAGCTCATCTGATGAAGCTATCACATGGTTGTTAAAAGATTTGTGTACAGACTTTGccttgaaggatcttggagaattGCATTATTTTCTTGAGATTGAAGTAAAGAGGCACAAGGATGGACTTCATCTCTCCCAAGAAAAATATGCAGTTGACTTGGTAAGAAAAGCTGGTCTACAGGGTTGTAAACCTACACCTACTCTATTATCCAGCTCAGAAAAGTTATCTCTCACACAAGGGACTCTCTTGACTCAAGAGGATAGCACAAAATACAAAAGCTTGGTAGGAGCTCTTCAATATCTTACTCTTACTAGGCCTGATATTTGTTTTGCTGTCAACAAAGTATGTCAGTTCCTTCATGCATCTACAACTGTTCATTTGACTGCTGCCAAACGGATAGTTAGATATGTCAAAAACACATTAAGCATGGGTCTCAATTTTAGCAAATCATCCTCTACACTTGTCAGTGCATTCTTTGATTTTGATTGGGCAGGTTGTCTTGATGATAGACGCTCTACTGATGGTTTTGCTATTTTCTTTGGACCCAACTTAATTTCATGGTGTGCTCGCAAGCAAGATACAGTCTTCATATCTAGTACAGAGGCAGAATATAAAGCATTGGCAAATGCCACAGCTGAAATCATATGGGTTCAATCCATGCTCAAGGAACTTGGTATAAAAAGTAAACAAGATCCATGTttgtggtgtgataatcttggtgccacctatctttcagctaatccagtgtttcatgccaggaccaaacacattgagatagattttcattttgtcagagagaGGGTGGCTCACAAACAACTTGACATTCGTTTTGTGCATTCCAGTGATCAAattgcagatggattcacaaaggCATTGCCGGTCAAGAATTTTGAAAACTTCAAGTATAATCTCAACTTAATggagttgtgattaagggagggtgttaaacacgTCAATATCTACATGACCGGCACATATCTACATGATATGCACATCATAGGAGTTGTTTAGGTAGTTAGAGTATAATGTTTATCTCATGTACCTCTTATCTCTACCTCCTTTCTTTATCTCCAAGAATGTAATCTCAACCGTATGTATGCGCTGTTATGGGAGGTGTGCCCCATCTATATAACACGAAGCCGTCGGCCTGAGAAGGCAAGACGTTCCGCTAGTTCGCACAACATAAACAGTCTAGACCCATCTCCTTCCATTTTCAATTCCCTCATGGAATCGTGCTATTTTTGTGGAAAGAACATGAAAAATCGCTAGAAGGACGGTGTGGTATGGGGAAAAAGGGATTGATCTCACAAGGGAAAACCAAGAGCCAGAGGAACTTCAAACCATCACGCATGAGATGTACTATGGGGAAGTGTAGACAAATTTCATGGTCTGCCATAGAATCAACCGTTGCTGTTGTCGTCGTCGACTTGTCGTTGTACGAAAATGGCACCCAAGGACCAGCAGGATCTAGTACAATTGGTACCATCGTAGGCGTGCAGGCACTCCTACTTGAGGTTTTGTCAAGTGTGCTCGGGGGCCATACCATGTCTTTCACTTGAAAACGTTGAGCCCCTCCACGAGAGCATGGAAGATGGAATCATGTGACGGCGATTCAACCTCAAAATATTGGTGAACTACCATAGTAAACAAAGGTGTTTTTTGGAGCAAAAGAGGATTTTTCCTTCGATTTCATTTAAAGAAACCAAAACAGTGATCCAGAACAAGTCTACAAGCGCATGATCCAGAAATTCGACTCTAAACCAACTAAGAGAACTAACAACGAGCAGGTATCCAAACCATGGTAAACAAAGATGTGTTTAGTCTTCTCGTTTTGAGGGGAAGAGGCGTTCGATCTTTTGTTCTTTGAAAAACAAATTTCTTTGGTTTTTGTTGTGCCTGAAAGAATAGCAaaaatcttttttttttgaattgtttggattgcttaccacatattTCATGTGGTGGATAGCAAAAAGCACTGTTCAGTTCGACCAATGTACCGTCCCACCCGACAGGTGGGGTCCATGCTGAGCACATGGGAAGAGCCTTTTCGCGGAGCTGAATGAACCGAGTCCATGTGAGCCAGCCACCTCAGGCACCCCTCGCTCGGTAGCTACAGTACCACCACCAAATCGACCACCGCCGACTCCTCCGGCGAGATGCCGCTCCCGCTCCGCCGCCTCTCCAGCCCCCTCCGCCGCTCCCTCTCCACCGCCGCCTCGCGCCCCGCCTGGGCGATGGTCTACCGGATCTCGACGGCGGAGGAGTCGGCGCGGGGCGCGTCCCTCTCGCTCGCCCCGCCCCCGCTCCCCTCCCGCGTCACCGTCCCCAAGCGGGCCTTCGCTCTGGACCCCCTCCCGGCCGCCGACCGCCGCTTCATCAACGTCTTCGGCAGCAGCGTCCTCGCCGCGAGCGGCcacggcctcctcctgctcggcgCCTACAAGAATCGCGCCAACGCCTTCGAAATGTTCGAGGACCGGCCCCCGTCCGCCGTCCCGTTCGAGGTCCTCGACCAGGTGTACGAGCGCTGGTGCTGCTCCGACCCGATGAGGCTCGCCCGCTTCGTCTGCAACCCCGTCACCGGCGAGATGGCGCGCCTCCCGGACTTCGACGGCACGGAGGACGCCTTCGCCGCGTCCACGGGCCTCCTCACCCACGCCGACGGCGGGCACGGGCCGCCCAAGAGGTACGCGGCCGCGCAGCTCAGCGTGGTCGACCGCGGACGCCGATTCCTGCTGCGCCGGCTCACTTCGGAGACAGGAAAGTGGGACGAGCTGCTGCTGCCGTCCCCGCTGCCGCCTGGGCGCCGGATGCACATGAACCACGAGGTGCTGGACTTCGGGGGCCGGCTCTGGTGGGTGGACGTGAGCTGGGGCGCCCTCAACGTCGACCCGTTCAGCGACCGGCCTGAGCTCTGCCCCGTCGAGCTGCCAGGAGGCAGCATGCTTCCGAACCAACAGAGCGCTATCGAGATGTGGCAGCTCCTCCTGCACAGGCGCATGGGGGTCAGCGACGGCAGGCTGCGGTTTGTCGAGGTTTCCGAGGAGCCCTTCCGCATCAAGTCGTTCACGCTGGGCGGCGATAGTGGCCGTTGGACGCTGGAGCATCAGGTGTCGTGGAGAACTCTCTATTCCGATGCCAAGGCGACGCCTTTGATTGCTGCCATTGATCCACTCAACCCCGACTCGCTGTATTTCACCGTGCTTGTGGGCAAAGCATCATGTTTAAGCGTGGATCTCTCTGTGCCTGTCGGCAAAGCATTATGTTTAGGCGTGGACATGCGCTCGAAGAGACCGACTGAGTCTATGGCATTAGGTGGTGGCGGCGTTCATCCAAGCAAGTGCAACTCAAGCTTTGTTCTGCCATGTGTGCTCCCCTCATTTCTCGGATCAAGCTCCATTCCAGGTGATCAGTCACACATTTCTCTTTATATTAGTTGCAATGATATCTAAGTATACATGATTACTGTCTTGGTGAGACTCTGCATATATGTTTAGTTCAAGTCATGTGTGTTTGGCCCCTTGGGTGCCGCATTGGTTGTGTTAATGAGCATGCCTGCAGTTTGTCCAGATTTTTATTCAAGCATTTCGACCCATTGGTTTTCTAATCGTGTTAGATTTTGCCTTGGTCATAGAGAAAATTTATCTTGAAACATGTATGCAGTGGTATGAGTATTTTGCTTCTAAACAACTATTTTTAGCGCTATCTGTAGCTTAGGTTAATCCTATAATGATCAGTGTTGGTTTATATTCTCAGTTATGAAGCTGTGTATTTCTTTTTCTGAAACTATTTCCTGAATGGTGTGTATCTTCTGCCTGTTATCAACTTATCTTTAGTTGACTGCTAGTTAACGCAGCGAAGTAGCAGCAGCCTGCGTTGGTGATTTGTTCCAAGTTAGAATCCAGTCTAAAAGCTGATTAGAGTTATCTCCTGTTTATGAATTTCTAATTTACAACATGTTCTATACTATTTATTTCTCTCTGTGCAATGAAGTTGTAGAAGGGTAGAAGGCTCCTTCAGGATTTTGTATCCATTTTAATCACCTAATTCATTACTTTATTTGACTGACTACTCAGTGCTTTTTCTAAAATACAATTGTATTCTTGTGATTGTCATGTAGTCATGGCTTATGCCATGCTGCACTGAATTCTTGACAGCCTGCTTTATGTATCAGTTGTCTAGCTCTTGTATGAGATGCAGTGAAATCCGTACTGTTATGATTTTTGTTGTTGTTAGTATTATGTTTTGTGTGTGTTAGTATTAGGACTGCTATTAGCATTTTGATTTTTTGTGTTAGTATTAGGATTTTTGTTCGAAATCTTGTACACTGATAATCATATCCCTTTGTAGGCAAGAACGGCCTCATGAAAAACAAGACTCTGGCAGATATTCTGGTTCGTTCAGACAAACAGCCGAATGCCTGAAGGGTACCGATTTACCACCTAACGAATCTCTGGGTACTTTCTCTTAGCTAATGGTCATTTGTGAATGCATTTATGGCTATATATCATCCGTTCACATGTCTATGATGCTGTATTGTTCTTTTATATATTCATTAATCAATCCATGCATTTTATAACCTGGAAAACAATGTTGTGCATATTTAACAAGTTATTACTACTATTTTCAGCTTGTTCTCTCTGTATTATCAAATATACTGACATCTTTCATTGTGAATACCTGAAAGTCTCTGGTTGAGTTCTACTCAGGGTTTTGTGGAACTTGAAATATTTGTAGGGGCCCAAAACTAGTTTACATTCTATTCTACATTTTGTATGTTGGCATATTCTCAAATCCGTAACCATCGCTGATAATTCTGTGTAAACGATTAGTTGTGTTGAAGTTTGCTACCTGAATTTATTCTTCTAGTCGTGCACTCTTGTGGTAGTAGGCAACTTGACATATGCTGAAACTATGAGTTGGCATCTTATCATGGATCTTCCATCCAAGTCTAttaattactccctccgatccaaattaattgacgcacACTTAGTACAACTTTAGTACGAAGTTATACTAAGTGTGCGCCaaataatatggatcggagggagtaacatttcCTGAAGTAGCA
Proteins encoded in this window:
- the LOC123156029 gene encoding uncharacterized protein; its protein translation is MPLPLRRLSSPLRRSLSTAASRPAWAMVYRISTAEESARGASLSLAPPPLPSRVTVPKRAFALDPLPAADRRFINVFGSSVLAASGHGLLLLGAYKNRANAFEMFEDRPPSAVPFEVLDQVYERWCCSDPMRLARFVCNPVTGEMARLPDFDGTEDAFAASTGLLTHADGGHGPPKRYAAAQLSVVDRGRRFLLRRLTSETGKWDELLLPSPLPPGRRMHMNHEVLDFGGRLWWVDVSWGALNVDPFSDRPELCPVELPGGSMLPNQQSAIEMWQLLLHRRMGVSDGRLRFVEVSEEPFRIKSFTLGGDSGRWTLEHQVSWRTLYSDAKATPLIAAIDPLNPDSLYFTVLVGKASCLSVDLSVPVGKALCLGVDMRSKRPTESMALGGGGVHPSKCNSSFVLPCVLPSFLGSSSIPGKNGLMKNKTLADILVRSDKQPNA